Below is a window of Bacillota bacterium DNA.
TGTGCGTCCGGTCCGGCGTTCGAGGGGGGTCATGTTTCCCGGGGGATGCGGGCGCTGGCGGGTGCTGTGGACCGGGTGTGGCTGGAGGGGGAGGAGATCAGGTTTACGGTGGTGGGTGGTGGGGAACCGGCTGGATTTTGCGGTGCCGGGCTCATCGACCTTTTGGCCGTGCTCCTGCGTGCGGGGGTCATGGATGCTGGCGGCCGGTTGCGGGCCGGTGCCCCTGGGGTGGAGGAGGGTCCTGACGGGCTCGAGTTCCGCCTGGGCGGGGTGCCTCTCACGCAGCGGGACATCCGGCAGTTGCAGCTGGCCAAGGCGGCGGTTCGTTCGGGAATCGAGGGCCTTTTGCGGACCACGGGCACGCGGGTGGAGGAGGTGGAGAGGGTTTACCTGGCGGGGGCGTTCGGGGTGGCGATAGATCCCGAGAGTGCCGTG
It encodes the following:
- a CDS encoding ATP-binding protein, yielding CASGPAFEGGHVSRGMRALAGAVDRVWLEGEEIRFTVVGGGEPAGFCGAGLIDLLAVLLRAGVMDAGGRLRAGAPGVEEGPDGLEFRLGGVPLTQRDIRQLQLAKAAVRSGIEGLLRTTGTRVEEVERVYLAGAFGVAIDPESAVAVGMFPRLPRERFEPVGNAAGMGAYLALVSEDERREAARVARSAGYLELMTLPGYQELFLSCLGFPDAFQGV